One region of Catenuloplanes indicus genomic DNA includes:
- a CDS encoding MerR family transcriptional regulator, which produces MRIGELSKRTGVSPRSLRYYEEQGLLTSARSDAGQRHYSDAEVQRVLLIQQLFAAGMSSRVIASVLPCVDTPSDPAGIQSAFVAMTRERDRINADIAHLVETRDALDVLIKINREHWVEPPTASVPVTASA; this is translated from the coding sequence ATGCGGATCGGCGAGCTGTCCAAGCGTACGGGCGTGAGTCCACGCTCGTTGCGGTACTACGAGGAGCAGGGCCTGCTGACCAGTGCACGCTCCGATGCTGGGCAGCGTCACTATTCCGATGCCGAGGTCCAGCGGGTGTTGCTGATCCAGCAACTGTTCGCCGCGGGTATGTCCAGCCGGGTGATCGCGTCTGTGCTGCCGTGTGTGGACACCCCGAGTGACCCTGCCGGCATCCAGTCGGCGTTTGTGGCGATGACGCGCGAGCGCGATCGGATCAACGCGGATATCGCCCACCTGGTCGAAACCCGTGACGCACTCGACGTGCTGATCAAGATCAACCGCGAGCATTGGGTGGAGCCGCCGACGGCCTCGGTCCCGGTGACGGCGTCGGCCTGA
- a CDS encoding NADP-dependent oxidoreductase, with protein MGQAWGFGSYGGPEVQELFDRPDPVPGRGEVLIRVDVAGVNPLDYVVRSGPFPGADGGRPFPLVLGMEAAGTVLALGEGVDGLEVGDAVFGMALTGGGTYAETTVLSAPHTARIPVGLSATVAATLPVAGTSAVDALDQIGLSAGATVLVNGVGGGVGLLVARLAVERELRVIGTGSSTKREPAEAIGVQFIDYTAGDVVAAARELVPDGFDGIVDLVGGASLRTVAPLVKDSRNIVAVNDMSVTEIGGRFVERRFDRENLERAARLALDGGLTPVITAVHPLSDAPAALAAVENGHSVGKVVIKIG; from the coding sequence ATGGGACAGGCGTGGGGTTTCGGCAGTTATGGCGGGCCTGAGGTGCAGGAGCTTTTCGATCGTCCCGATCCTGTCCCGGGTCGCGGCGAGGTGCTGATCCGGGTCGACGTGGCCGGCGTGAACCCCCTCGACTACGTCGTGCGCTCGGGTCCGTTTCCCGGGGCCGACGGCGGACGTCCGTTTCCCCTTGTCCTGGGGATGGAGGCAGCGGGAACCGTTCTGGCCCTGGGCGAGGGCGTCGACGGGCTCGAGGTGGGCGACGCGGTCTTCGGCATGGCACTCACCGGTGGTGGCACCTACGCCGAGACGACGGTGCTGTCGGCCCCGCACACTGCTCGCATCCCGGTGGGCCTGTCCGCAACCGTGGCGGCAACGCTGCCCGTGGCCGGGACGTCCGCAGTAGATGCGCTCGACCAGATCGGCCTCTCGGCCGGCGCTACGGTCTTGGTCAACGGGGTCGGGGGCGGTGTCGGACTCCTCGTTGCCCGGCTGGCCGTCGAGCGCGAGCTGCGGGTGATCGGCACGGGGAGCAGCACCAAGCGCGAGCCCGCCGAGGCCATCGGGGTGCAGTTCATCGACTACACCGCCGGGGACGTTGTCGCTGCGGCACGCGAGCTGGTGCCGGACGGCTTCGATGGGATCGTCGACCTGGTCGGAGGCGCCTCACTGCGGACGGTCGCTCCTCTGGTCAAGGATTCACGCAACATCGTCGCCGTGAATGATATGTCGGTGACCGAAATCGGCGGGCGTTTCGTCGAGCGTCGTTTCGACCGGGAGAATCTGGAGCGGGCCGCCCGGCTCGCCCTCGACGGAGGTCTCACACCCGTGATCACTGCGGTCCATCCGCTTTCCGACGCTCCGGCCGCCCTCGCTGCTGTCGAGAACGGCCACAGTGTGGGCAAGGTTGTTATCAAGATCGGATGA
- a CDS encoding ATP-binding protein — protein MPTPGHCRQSPPTTNSCDSARKEPDHDQPPSRTDRSHRVRYVLATKLVNELVEAADEKTLAKTIARYGRVDLLCIDELGYMELDRRGAELLFQVLTEREEKASVAIASNEAFSGWTKTFTDPRLCAAIVDRLTFGGNIIETGTDSYRLAQTRARTDKTTRTPA, from the coding sequence CTGCCGACACCCGGCCACTGCCGTCAGTCACCGCCTACGACCAACTCCTGCGACTCCGCGCGGAAGGAACCGGATCATGACCAGCCGCCATCGAGGACTGACCGAAGCCACCGCGTCCGCTACGTCCTGGCCACCAAACTCGTCAACGAACTCGTCGAGGCCGCCGACGAGAAGACGCTCGCCAAAACCATCGCCCGCTACGGCCGAGTCGACCTGCTCTGCATCGACGAGCTGGGATATATGGAACTCGACCGGCGCGGCGCCGAGCTGCTCTTCCAGGTGTTGACCGAGCGCGAGGAAAAGGCCTCCGTTGCGATCGCGTCCAACGAGGCCTTTTCGGGTTGGACGAAGACCTTCACCGACCCGCGACTCTGCGCCGCGATCGTCGACCGGCTCACCTTCGGCGGCAACATCATCGAGACCGGCACCGACTCCTACCGTCTCGCCCAAACTCGCGCCCGCACCGACAAGACCACCCGGACCCCGGCCTAA
- a CDS encoding response regulator gives MSPLRVVIADDDELTRGGIRLVVNALPDVEVVAEATNGREARDAVTRLKPDVVLMDIRMPVVDGLAALRAITGPTRVIMLTTFGEEQYIDEALAHGAAGFVLKSSAAEELGPALRAAAAGEVFLSPPVTRHAVTRLRGLGPGVSGDAVARLARAELSEREIEVLKLLARGLSNTAISGTLVISESTVKTHVSRILMKTDCANRVQAALLATQAGLLA, from the coding sequence GTGAGTCCCCTGCGGGTGGTGATCGCGGATGACGACGAGCTGACGCGCGGCGGCATCCGGCTGGTGGTGAACGCGCTGCCGGACGTGGAGGTGGTCGCCGAGGCCACGAACGGCCGGGAGGCCCGCGACGCGGTCACCCGGCTGAAGCCGGACGTGGTGCTGATGGACATCCGCATGCCGGTCGTCGACGGGCTGGCCGCGCTGCGTGCGATCACCGGACCGACCAGGGTGATCATGCTGACCACGTTCGGCGAGGAACAGTACATCGACGAGGCGCTCGCGCACGGTGCCGCCGGTTTCGTGCTGAAGAGCTCGGCCGCCGAGGAACTGGGCCCGGCGCTGCGCGCGGCCGCGGCCGGTGAGGTGTTCCTGTCCCCGCCGGTCACCCGGCACGCGGTCACCCGGCTGCGCGGCCTCGGCCCCGGCGTCTCCGGCGACGCGGTCGCCCGGCTGGCCCGCGCCGAACTCAGCGAGCGCGAGATCGAGGTGCTGAAACTGCTGGCCCGTGGCCTGTCCAACACCGCGATCAGCGGCACGCTGGTCATCTCGGAGAGCACGGTCAAGACCCACGTCAGCCGAATCCTGATGAAGACCGACTGCGCGAACCGGGTCCAGGCCGCACTGCTGGCCACCCAGGCCGGCCTGCTCGCGTAG
- a CDS encoding SDR family oxidoreductase gives MQINGTTALVTGANRGLGKAFAEALLARGATTVYATARRPELIDIPGVVPLRLDLTDQASIDAAAAEVGKLDILVNNAGISTNAPLLGPSTENIHREFDTNFWGTLHVTRAFAPALAGGAILNVISALSWYAFAPSSNGYAASKAAEWSLTNGVRLELADQKTQVTALALAIADTDMMAAVDVPKLPPHEVVAKALDGLEAGALEVIADIPTANVKASLSRDPALFYADIPTALFS, from the coding sequence ATGCAGATCAACGGCACGACAGCACTGGTCACCGGCGCCAACCGCGGTCTCGGCAAGGCCTTCGCGGAGGCTCTCCTGGCCCGCGGCGCCACCACCGTCTACGCCACCGCCCGCCGCCCCGAGCTCATCGACATCCCCGGCGTCGTCCCGCTCCGGCTGGACCTCACCGACCAGGCCTCCATCGACGCAGCGGCGGCCGAGGTCGGCAAGCTCGACATCCTCGTCAACAACGCCGGCATCTCCACGAACGCACCGCTGCTCGGTCCGTCGACGGAGAACATCCACCGCGAGTTCGACACGAACTTCTGGGGCACGCTGCACGTCACCCGCGCGTTCGCCCCCGCGCTCGCCGGCGGCGCCATCCTCAACGTCATCTCCGCGCTGAGCTGGTACGCCTTCGCCCCGTCCAGCAACGGCTACGCCGCCTCCAAGGCTGCGGAGTGGTCGCTCACCAACGGCGTCCGGCTGGAGCTGGCCGACCAGAAGACCCAGGTCACCGCGCTGGCCCTGGCCATCGCCGACACCGACATGATGGCCGCCGTCGACGTCCCCAAACTCCCGCCGCACGAGGTGGTCGCCAAGGCCCTGGACGGCCTGGAGGCCGGCGCACTCGAGGTGATCGCCGACATCCCCACCGCCAACGTCAAGGCCTCTCTCTCCCGCGACCCCGCCCTCTTCTACGCCGACATCCCCACCGCCCTCTTCAGCTGA
- a CDS encoding serine/threonine-protein kinase, with protein MEPQQPDNPERIGEYDVEGRIGTGGSGTVFLGRAADGSPVAIKLLGQAWLSHPEAPARFRREAEVLRTVRSPRTIRLAGANLAEAPYWIATEYVPGPTLAAAVAAAGPLPVTDAVVLLAALAEGLADVHRHGICHRDLKPQNVILSGTGPRLIDFGVARDPGEAGLTHSGMQVGSLGYAAPELLDGAAPAPAADVFALGATVAYAATGREPFGGGPVERRIARISRGEIDLNGADPWLADAVRACVIPGPDARPAPAEILARCRHRLAQTRTPAGTRPARASRWRSAVPLPAPPAAAPASAPGDASGTAHAPTEARERDDTRIWTPRRQPGR; from the coding sequence GTGGAACCACAACAACCAGACAATCCCGAGCGGATCGGCGAGTACGACGTCGAGGGCCGGATCGGCACCGGCGGCTCCGGCACGGTGTTCCTCGGGCGTGCCGCGGACGGCTCACCGGTCGCGATCAAGCTGCTCGGGCAGGCCTGGCTGTCGCACCCGGAGGCGCCGGCCCGGTTCCGGCGCGAGGCCGAGGTGCTGCGGACCGTCCGGAGCCCGCGCACGATCCGGCTGGCCGGTGCGAACCTGGCCGAGGCGCCGTACTGGATCGCCACCGAATACGTACCCGGGCCCACGCTGGCGGCCGCGGTCGCCGCGGCCGGGCCGCTGCCGGTCACGGACGCGGTCGTGCTGCTGGCCGCGCTGGCCGAGGGCCTGGCCGACGTGCACCGGCACGGCATCTGCCACCGCGACCTGAAGCCGCAGAACGTGATCCTGTCCGGCACCGGCCCGCGCCTGATCGACTTCGGCGTGGCCCGGGATCCGGGCGAGGCCGGCCTGACCCACAGCGGCATGCAGGTCGGCTCGCTCGGGTACGCCGCGCCGGAGCTGCTGGACGGCGCCGCCCCGGCCCCGGCCGCGGACGTGTTCGCGCTCGGCGCGACGGTGGCGTACGCGGCGACCGGCCGCGAGCCGTTCGGCGGCGGGCCGGTGGAACGGCGGATCGCGCGGATCTCCCGGGGCGAGATCGATCTGAACGGCGCCGACCCGTGGCTGGCGGACGCCGTGCGCGCCTGCGTGATCCCCGGCCCGGACGCCCGGCCGGCGCCGGCCGAGATCCTCGCGCGCTGCCGGCACCGGCTCGCGCAGACCCGCACACCGGCCGGGACCCGGCCGGCACGGGCGTCGCGGTGGCGGTCCGCCGTCCCGCTCCCCGCGCCGCCGGCCGCCGCGCCCGCGTCCGCTCCGGGGGACGCGAGCGGCACCGCCCACGCGCCAACGGAGGCCCGGGAACGCGACGACACCCGGATCTGGACGCCGCGCCGGCAGCCGGGCCGGTGA
- a CDS encoding VOC family protein has product MHRSRLSTWLIDVPRADADRAATFWSRALGVPATPSGDEPQFTGLRGALPGLTLAVQALDDGDPRYHLDIETDDLDAETARLIALGAEEIDRWLDCRILRAPGGHLLCVIPLHSDPDVFARLATVWE; this is encoded by the coding sequence ATGCATCGTAGTCGATTGTCCACCTGGCTCATCGACGTGCCGCGCGCCGACGCGGACCGGGCGGCCACGTTCTGGTCCCGCGCGCTGGGCGTGCCGGCCACACCCAGCGGGGACGAGCCGCAGTTCACCGGGCTGCGCGGCGCGTTGCCCGGCCTGACGCTGGCGGTGCAGGCCCTGGACGACGGGGACCCGCGCTACCACCTGGACATCGAGACCGACGACCTGGACGCCGAGACCGCGCGGCTGATCGCCCTCGGCGCCGAGGAGATCGACCGCTGGCTCGACTGCCGCATCCTCCGCGCCCCGGGCGGCCACCTGCTGTGCGTCATCCCGCTGCACAGCGACCCGGACGTCTTCGCCCGCCTCGCCACCGTCTGGGAGTGA